In Streptomyces chartreusis, the following proteins share a genomic window:
- the iscB gene encoding RNA-guided endonuclease IscB, translating to MGEGRSCRRAPIWQDVTPPPLQRGRARPVRVIQRCSFWTDTTNRSCHVRRPVPAKLLSHGRAVVHRHTPFVIRLKDRTAATSEVTGAELGIDPGSRFTGIALFRAVDEADASVRHGLFAIELVHRGGPISVRLTSRATLRRARRQRNLRYRAPRFNNRARPEGWLAPSLRHRVDTITAWVNRMTRWAPVRAVHVELSVFDPHAMSAGTSASVAEYRGGTLQGMEVREYLLMKWNRACAYCGATSTPLNIDHIHPRSRGGSDRVSNLTLACLPCNKRKSNMPVEDFLKKKPAVLSKILQQAKTPLRDAAAMNATRCAVLRALKALHPDVRPSTGGRTRWNRRRTSTPKSHTLDALCVGVLASVVRHPKAIQVVTATGRGTYRRTAPDRYGFPRLALPRTKQYFGYATGDLVRANVPNGKRQGNHTGRVAVRVTGNFNIKTRHGLVQGVNHRHVRLLQRADGYAYTTRAEVAHA from the coding sequence ATGGGCGAGGGGAGATCCTGTCGGCGGGCACCCATCTGGCAGGACGTCACCCCGCCCCCGCTTCAGCGGGGAAGGGCGAGACCCGTGAGGGTCATCCAGCGGTGTTCGTTCTGGACAGACACCACCAACCGCTCATGCCATGTACGCCGGCCCGTGCCCGCAAAACTCCTCAGTCACGGGCGAGCCGTCGTGCATCGTCACACCCCATTTGTAATCCGCCTCAAAGACCGTACTGCCGCCACCTCGGAAGTGACCGGCGCTGAGCTGGGTATCGACCCAGGCAGCAGATTCACCGGCATCGCCCTGTTCCGGGCAGTCGACGAAGCGGATGCATCCGTCCGCCACGGCCTGTTCGCGATCGAGCTCGTACACCGAGGCGGACCGATCAGCGTCAGGCTTACCTCCCGGGCCACGCTCAGGCGGGCACGCAGGCAGCGGAACCTCCGTTATCGAGCACCCCGCTTCAACAACCGCGCACGGCCAGAAGGCTGGCTCGCTCCGTCCTTGAGGCACCGGGTCGACACCATCACCGCGTGGGTGAACAGGATGACCCGCTGGGCTCCTGTGCGCGCGGTGCATGTAGAACTCTCCGTCTTCGATCCTCATGCCATGAGCGCGGGCACGTCTGCATCCGTTGCCGAGTATCGAGGCGGCACGCTACAAGGAATGGAGGTGCGTGAGTACCTACTGATGAAGTGGAACCGGGCGTGCGCCTACTGCGGAGCAACGAGCACCCCTCTCAACATCGACCACATCCATCCGCGATCGCGAGGCGGATCCGACCGTGTCTCCAACCTGACCCTCGCCTGCCTTCCCTGCAACAAGCGGAAAAGCAACATGCCGGTCGAGGACTTCCTCAAGAAGAAGCCCGCTGTGCTCTCAAAGATTCTTCAACAGGCGAAGACTCCACTGCGCGACGCCGCAGCGATGAACGCGACCCGTTGCGCAGTGCTCCGAGCGCTCAAGGCCCTACACCCAGACGTACGGCCGTCCACCGGTGGCCGGACAAGATGGAATCGTCGACGCACCTCAACGCCCAAAAGTCACACCCTTGACGCGCTGTGCGTCGGAGTTCTGGCAAGCGTGGTGCGTCACCCCAAAGCCATTCAAGTGGTGACGGCAACTGGACGCGGTACCTATCGTCGCACCGCCCCCGACCGATACGGCTTCCCTCGCCTCGCCCTGCCCCGCACCAAGCAATACTTCGGCTACGCAACCGGCGACCTCGTGCGCGCAAACGTCCCCAACGGCAAGCGGCAGGGCAACCACACGGGCCGCGTCGCCGTTCGCGTCACCGGCAACTTCAACATCAAGACCCGCCATGGACTGGTCCAGGGCGTCAACCACCGACA
- a CDS encoding N-acetylmuramoyl-L-alanine amidase, giving the protein MSYVGPDFDPPQPRRGRRRVLTVGLAALVPGALLGWVMYEAVGGDGGGSGNAAVQPSQAPSDQAPTDSTTSDDKPPGPTPTTDSTSAPAGSGSGSLDGKVVVIDPGHNPNNFRHTSEINRKVNIGTNWKECDTTGTSTNDGYSEAEFTLDVAHRMRTLLEKQGATVKFTQDGDRSWGPCVDERAEIGNKAHADAVVSIHADGAGSGQRGFHVILPGKVDEGAANTGPIVAPSRALGERIAGSFVRVTGDAPSNYIGDGTGLVTRKDLGGLNLSTVPKVFIECGNMRDSKDAAQLTSGAWRQKAAQGISEGIVSFLVK; this is encoded by the coding sequence GTGTCGTACGTAGGTCCGGACTTCGATCCTCCCCAGCCCCGCCGCGGCCGTCGCCGCGTCCTCACCGTGGGCCTCGCCGCGCTGGTGCCCGGGGCACTGCTCGGCTGGGTGATGTACGAGGCGGTGGGCGGCGACGGAGGCGGCTCCGGCAACGCGGCCGTACAGCCGTCGCAGGCACCCTCGGACCAGGCGCCGACGGACTCCACCACGAGCGACGACAAACCACCGGGCCCCACGCCGACGACGGACTCCACGTCCGCGCCGGCCGGCTCCGGCTCCGGGTCCCTGGACGGCAAGGTCGTCGTCATCGACCCGGGCCACAACCCGAACAACTTCCGGCACACGTCCGAGATCAACCGCAAGGTGAACATCGGCACGAACTGGAAGGAGTGCGACACGACGGGTACGTCGACGAACGACGGCTACTCCGAGGCCGAGTTCACACTCGACGTCGCCCATCGCATGCGCACGCTGCTGGAGAAGCAGGGCGCCACGGTCAAGTTCACGCAGGACGGCGACCGTTCCTGGGGACCGTGCGTCGACGAGCGTGCCGAGATCGGCAACAAGGCGCACGCCGACGCGGTCGTCTCCATCCACGCCGACGGCGCGGGCTCCGGCCAACGGGGCTTCCACGTCATCCTCCCCGGCAAGGTGGACGAGGGCGCCGCGAACACCGGCCCCATCGTGGCCCCCTCCCGCGCCCTCGGCGAACGCATCGCGGGCTCCTTCGTCCGCGTCACGGGCGACGCCCCCTCCAACTACATCGGCGACGGCACCGGTCTCGTCACGCGTAAGGACCTCGGCGGTCTCAATCTGTCAACGGTTCCGAAGGTGTTCATCGAGTGCGGCAACATGCGCGATAGCAAGGACGCGGCACAGCTCACCAGCGGAGCCTGGCGCCAGAAGGCGGCGCAAGGGATCTCTGAGGGAATCGTGAGTTTCCTCGTCAAGTAG